The genomic region CCACATGGCCGGGTCGAACCCGAACAAACTCGACCGCTGGACCGAGATTCTGGCCGAGAACTACCGGAAACTCGCGGCCGGAGAGACGGACCTTCGGAACCGTCTCGTCTGAGCCCACCGCGACCACGGCCTCTTTGCCGATGGCGTCCGTACAGCAGGGCATGAGCGACAGTTCCGCCGACGCGAAACGAGACGTTCCCGAGAGCGACGCCGAGTGGCGCGAGAAGCTCGACGACGAGTCCTACCACGTGCTCCGCGAGCAGGGGACCGAGGCCCGGTTCTCCGGCGAGTACGTCGACCACTTCGAGGACGGCAAGTACCGCTGCAAGGGCTGTGGCGAGGTCCTGTTCGACGCCGAGACCAAGTTCGACCACGGCTGTGGTTGGCCGTCGTTCTACGCCGCGGACGAGGGGAAGATCGAGAAGCGCGAGGACCACAGCCACGGGATGCACCGCATCGAGGTCGTCTGTGCGAACTGCGAGAGCCATCTCGGCCACGTCTTCGACGATGGACCGGCGCCGACCGGAAAGCGATTCTGTATCAACTCGGTGGCGCTGGAGTTCGACGACGAGGAGTGATCGACCACCCCAGGCACCGTTCTTCGACGCCGAGCAGTAAGCGATCACTCGGCCGCGCTTCGATGACGTTCGACCGCCAGTTGCCGATAGTCGGCTGCCACCTGCGGAGAGACGGCCGGCGATATCCCTCCAACCAGTTAGCGCACCTGTTTTCGCTACACTGCCGAAAGCACCCGTTCCAGAGCCCCAAATGCAAGATTAGAAGTGTTATCGTAGATACGTTTATATCCCTGAACGTCCAATATGCTAATGGCTCTGGGGAGAGTCAGGGGAATGAGGGGAGATACACAACACCGGGAGTGCGGAGCATCGGGTAACGAACGATTCGGCGCCGGCCAGTGGGGGATTCAGACGTCGCAGCGTCCTGTTGACAGCCAGCGTGCTGTCACGCCCGTGCTCGCGCTCGTGTTGCTCATGCTGGTCGTCTCGATGAGTGTCGTCGCGGTACTCGTCGGGGGCCAGACCGTCCTGACCGGCTTCCAGTCCGAGGTCGACGTCGACCACGCGTCGGCATCGATGCACGAGCTGGACAGCCAGATCACGGACCTCTCGGTGGGCGACAGCGACGCGACGGTCCTCGCACTCGGGGGAGGCGAGGGTCAGTATTCTGCGTCCTCGACCGCAGGTCGAGTGACCATCACGCATTACAACTACACCGGACTGGGTGACAACCACACCCTGTACGACCTGCCACTGGGCGAGGTCGCCTACCAGAACGGTGACACCGAGCTGGTGATGCAGGGCGGCGGTATCTGGCGGACCGACGGCGCGGGCAGTGTGATGCTCGAATCGCCCGACCTCTACGTCCGCGACGGGACCCTGCACGTCCACCTGCCCCGCATCGCGAGCGACACCACCAGCACGGGTATCACCACCGCGACG from Haloarchaeobius sp. HME9146 harbors:
- the msrB gene encoding peptide-methionine (R)-S-oxide reductase MsrB; the encoded protein is MSDSSADAKRDVPESDAEWREKLDDESYHVLREQGTEARFSGEYVDHFEDGKYRCKGCGEVLFDAETKFDHGCGWPSFYAADEGKIEKREDHSHGMHRIEVVCANCESHLGHVFDDGPAPTGKRFCINSVALEFDDEE